A genomic region of Klebsiella sp. RIT-PI-d contains the following coding sequences:
- a CDS encoding phage tail tape measure protein, whose amino-acid sequence MAQQISDLVINLDLDSATFTEQVARIKNQFSGLANETDKVQSRMQQAAAAQAAALSRAAAGNSAAISEMQSSQTSATAGLSTNMQAVSRSVDDAHQRIAALTQQLRENESRSSQLAHQQDALAASFYREIDSVSKLTGETSSLSSIQERIRRERDKGNITQQDYLALLSQTTARQKDLQRAEETAERTRARFIEQLKSQVDAQTLSHTELLNMKAAQLGVSQQAAPLIAKLREQDEAWKKGGISAGQYRQALRMLPAQFTDIATSIAGGMPLWMVLIQQGGQISDSFGGIGGLLRFIKEELLGFKEATDDSSESLSENANSLAENVEHGQGLLRFLTPTRAAMGGLVGVASLLATAWYKGTKEAEEFNKQLILTGSYAGKTAGQLGQLSRQIADDAGVTIGEASATLAKIVGTGKFDGSKLEVVARTAAAMEDAVGQSVETTIANFRKLYDSPAKASEELNSQLHYLSSAQYEYISSLEKRGYKEAAGEAAATAYGQAEQQRSQQVLDNLGLIDRVVRGVSDTWKAYWDAALGIGRKQTSADQLESVRKRIKEITDQSRPGIFGMGNIGDGGAANKELLALRQQEKELEFVVKSQEGYSEAQARAKKADEDRTESLIYQNQILSKNISWQQQRSAALTVLWSKVAKAPELWSEEERTRAVAQINKDFHPSKNPKAKGYTVPAGERLEDAGQTELLSLQAQLKTLQEHRSVNDTISQQRKDLYTTESKFAVLEAAARTRQLSKQEQSLLASKDQVLELARQKALLGDQITAQEQLNKRMDTASKYATQMAEKQAALKSGVVMSDRLASRETALSQLRSGWLNAGGSLDDVGFRQQLTAANDYYAAEDKLRSDWQAGAKKGWAEYQDSALNVFSSVQQISQSTFSGLANQLTMLTTTGKASFKEFTTSILKMIASVTNQLLVAYTLQSAMGWISGNAQMPATGQSLAVPSFRPPGYDGGGFTGHGGKYDPAGIVHRGEFVFHKKATSRLGVGNLYRLMRGYATGGLVGGSGSPAGASPFGVNVYAPVSVTTQQDNAQPKGNNDQLGRAYQQVIDKAVRDGIARESRPGGILWGGSKQR is encoded by the coding sequence ATGGCCCAGCAGATTAGCGATCTGGTTATTAATCTCGATCTTGACAGCGCAACGTTTACTGAGCAGGTCGCCAGAATAAAAAACCAGTTCAGCGGCCTGGCTAACGAAACGGACAAGGTTCAGTCGCGAATGCAGCAGGCAGCCGCCGCTCAGGCTGCTGCATTATCAAGAGCCGCCGCGGGTAATTCTGCGGCAATATCTGAAATGCAGTCCAGCCAGACATCTGCCACAGCTGGACTCAGTACAAATATGCAGGCGGTTAGCCGGTCTGTTGATGATGCCCATCAGCGGATTGCCGCGTTAACTCAGCAGCTACGGGAAAATGAATCCCGCTCATCACAGCTGGCGCACCAGCAGGATGCGCTGGCAGCCTCCTTTTACCGTGAAATAGATAGCGTCAGCAAACTAACAGGTGAAACGTCCTCATTATCATCCATTCAGGAACGGATTCGTCGGGAGCGAGACAAGGGGAACATCACGCAGCAGGACTATCTCGCCCTGTTATCCCAGACAACAGCCCGACAGAAAGATTTGCAGCGGGCTGAGGAAACGGCGGAGAGGACCAGGGCGCGTTTTATTGAACAACTCAAATCTCAGGTCGATGCACAGACGCTATCGCATACTGAGCTGCTGAATATGAAAGCAGCCCAGCTCGGTGTTTCCCAGCAGGCTGCTCCTTTAATCGCAAAGCTTCGTGAGCAGGATGAAGCGTGGAAGAAAGGCGGGATCAGCGCCGGCCAGTACCGGCAGGCATTAAGAATGTTGCCGGCGCAGTTTACAGATATTGCAACGTCCATCGCTGGCGGAATGCCACTATGGATGGTTCTTATCCAGCAGGGGGGCCAAATAAGTGATTCGTTTGGAGGTATAGGTGGTCTCCTCCGTTTCATTAAAGAGGAACTACTTGGCTTCAAAGAGGCCACGGATGACTCTTCAGAATCGCTTTCTGAAAATGCCAACTCCCTGGCTGAAAATGTTGAACATGGTCAAGGCTTGCTACGTTTTTTGACCCCTACCAGAGCAGCAATGGGAGGGCTGGTTGGTGTCGCATCTCTCCTGGCGACAGCATGGTATAAAGGCACGAAAGAGGCTGAGGAGTTCAATAAACAACTCATTCTTACCGGGAGTTACGCCGGCAAAACAGCAGGCCAGCTCGGCCAGCTTTCCAGGCAAATAGCTGACGATGCAGGTGTAACCATCGGCGAGGCATCGGCTACTCTGGCAAAAATTGTCGGCACGGGAAAGTTTGATGGCAGCAAACTAGAGGTTGTAGCCAGGACGGCTGCAGCAATGGAGGATGCTGTTGGGCAATCAGTTGAAACTACGATAGCTAACTTCCGGAAACTTTATGACTCACCAGCCAAAGCTTCTGAGGAGCTGAATAGCCAGCTTCATTATCTCTCATCAGCGCAGTATGAATATATCTCATCTCTTGAGAAGCGAGGATATAAAGAGGCTGCAGGAGAAGCAGCAGCCACGGCTTATGGACAGGCCGAGCAGCAACGCAGTCAACAGGTTCTTGATAATCTCGGTCTGATCGACCGGGTGGTTCGGGGAGTGTCTGATACGTGGAAAGCATACTGGGATGCTGCATTAGGTATTGGTCGTAAGCAAACTTCTGCTGACCAGCTTGAAAGCGTCAGGAAAAGGATTAAGGAAATAACCGATCAATCGCGTCCCGGTATTTTCGGGATGGGTAACATCGGTGACGGCGGTGCTGCAAATAAGGAGTTACTGGCATTACGTCAGCAGGAGAAAGAACTCGAGTTCGTCGTTAAATCTCAGGAAGGGTATTCAGAAGCCCAGGCCAGGGCGAAAAAAGCTGATGAGGATCGGACGGAATCTCTGATCTATCAGAATCAAATCCTCTCGAAAAATATCTCATGGCAGCAGCAGCGATCAGCCGCATTGACTGTCCTCTGGTCAAAGGTTGCCAAAGCACCTGAGCTATGGAGTGAAGAAGAAAGAACGAGGGCAGTTGCTCAGATCAATAAGGACTTTCACCCTTCTAAAAATCCCAAAGCGAAAGGCTACACCGTTCCTGCCGGTGAGCGCCTGGAGGATGCCGGGCAGACCGAACTACTGTCCCTTCAGGCACAGTTAAAAACTCTTCAGGAACACCGCTCTGTTAATGACACCATCAGTCAGCAGCGCAAAGACCTGTATACCACTGAATCTAAGTTTGCTGTCCTCGAGGCAGCCGCACGCACCCGGCAGTTATCGAAGCAGGAACAGTCTCTGCTGGCAAGCAAAGACCAAGTGCTGGAACTGGCACGGCAAAAAGCATTGCTTGGCGATCAGATCACCGCCCAGGAGCAACTGAACAAACGGATGGATACGGCCAGCAAATATGCCACTCAGATGGCAGAGAAGCAGGCTGCGCTTAAATCTGGTGTCGTGATGAGTGACAGGCTGGCGAGCCGGGAGACTGCGCTGTCGCAATTGCGCAGTGGCTGGCTGAATGCTGGCGGTAGTCTGGATGACGTCGGTTTCAGGCAACAACTGACCGCCGCTAATGATTATTACGCAGCGGAGGATAAGCTTCGCAGTGACTGGCAGGCGGGTGCCAAAAAAGGCTGGGCTGAATATCAGGACTCAGCTTTGAATGTGTTTTCCTCCGTTCAGCAGATTTCACAGTCGACGTTTAGTGGACTGGCGAACCAGCTCACCATGCTGACCACCACCGGCAAGGCCAGCTTTAAGGAATTTACAACATCCATACTGAAGATGATCGCGTCGGTCACTAATCAGTTGCTGGTGGCATACACCCTTCAGAGCGCGATGGGCTGGATTTCGGGCAATGCTCAAATGCCTGCTACCGGGCAGTCTCTGGCGGTACCGTCATTTCGCCCACCCGGTTACGACGGTGGCGGCTTTACGGGGCATGGCGGCAAGTATGATCCTGCTGGGATTGTTCACCGCGGCGAGTTCGTTTTCCATAAAAAGGCCACCAGCCGGCTTGGCGTCGGCAATCTTTACCGGCTTATGCGTGGATATGCCACAGGCGGGCTGGTGGGTGGCAGTGGAAGCCCGGCGGGTGCCTCTCCTTTTGGTGTCAACGTCTACGCGCCTGTCAGCGTTACCACACAGCAGGATAACGCACAGCCGAAAGGTAACAACGATCAGCTTGGCCGCGCTTATCAGCAGGTTATTGATAAAGCGGTCCGTGACGGTATTGCCCGTGAAAGTCGCCCCGGCGGGATCCTCTGGGGTGGGTCAAAGCAGAGGTAA
- a CDS encoding phage minor tail protein L, translating to MSLNSDYQKLEPGNTVRLFVVDGTAFGISDAMRFHSHNIAHTPEEIQAAGGDEKKLTAKSIWWQGEEYKAWPCQIEDIGASTTGAGAQPKLTVANLDSSITALCLAYDDLLQAKVIIRDTLTAYLDARNFPGGNPSADPTQEKTQVWYIDSKNSETNEIVEFTLSSPMDLQGLMIPTRQLHSLCTWCIRNKYRSGDGCDYAGTRYFDKNNKPVDDPSRDECNGTLTACKLRFGENNELPFGGFPGTSLIRS from the coding sequence ATGAGTTTAAACAGTGATTACCAGAAGCTGGAGCCGGGCAACACTGTCCGGCTTTTTGTTGTTGACGGTACCGCATTTGGCATCAGTGATGCGATGCGTTTTCATTCGCATAATATCGCCCATACACCGGAAGAAATTCAGGCCGCCGGCGGCGATGAGAAAAAGCTGACAGCTAAATCTATCTGGTGGCAGGGGGAAGAGTACAAAGCGTGGCCCTGTCAGATTGAGGACATCGGGGCATCGACTACGGGTGCCGGTGCCCAGCCTAAACTGACGGTCGCTAATCTGGACAGCTCGATCACGGCTTTGTGCCTGGCCTATGACGATCTTCTCCAGGCGAAAGTAATCATCCGGGACACGCTGACCGCATACCTTGACGCGCGAAACTTCCCTGGTGGCAATCCATCAGCGGATCCGACGCAGGAAAAAACGCAGGTCTGGTACATCGATTCGAAGAACAGCGAAACAAATGAAATTGTAGAATTTACGCTGTCCAGCCCGATGGACTTACAGGGGCTGATGATCCCCACGCGGCAGCTACATTCGCTCTGTACCTGGTGTATCCGTAATAAATACCGCTCCGGCGATGGATGTGATTATGCCGGGACCCGCTACTTCGATAAAAATAACAAGCCTGTCGATGATCCGTCTCGCGACGAGTGCAACGGCACGCTGACCGCCTGCAAACTACGGTTCGGCGAAAATAACGAGCTGCCTTTTGGTGGCTTTCCCGGCACGTCGCTAATCAGGAGCTGA
- the gpG gene encoding phage tail assembly chaperone G has translation MFLKKEPFEFNGQTTTLYELSALQRINYLQYLAGEEKALATAGDELSEQAMTTQLIGMSIRNSARLISYSLWHNDPAGPSEDELFSQVMSSWPAGAIGQAEVAVKTLSGMITPIVDEPQPEDDSSHADAEDDEAVTVEKS, from the coding sequence ATGTTTTTGAAGAAAGAACCTTTTGAATTTAACGGACAGACAACCACCCTGTATGAGCTGTCAGCGCTGCAGCGCATTAATTATCTGCAGTATCTGGCCGGTGAAGAAAAGGCACTGGCGACCGCTGGCGACGAGCTGAGCGAGCAGGCAATGACTACTCAGCTGATAGGTATGAGCATTCGCAACAGCGCCCGACTGATTTCGTATTCACTCTGGCACAATGATCCCGCAGGACCATCTGAGGATGAGCTGTTCAGTCAGGTCATGAGTTCGTGGCCCGCCGGGGCCATCGGTCAGGCAGAGGTTGCCGTTAAAACCCTGTCGGGGATGATTACGCCGATCGTTGATGAGCCGCAGCCTGAGGACGATTCCAGCCACGCCGATGCAGAGGATGATGAGGCTGTTACGGTGGAAAAGTCCTAG
- a CDS encoding tail assembly protein has product MKEIMIRIELSGILGKTFGKTHFRLIRTTHEATRALAATVKGFEQFMISSKRRGLTFSVFSGKKNISIDDLGFPVSDEVVRIVPVIIGSKRAGMFQTILGVALVTVAAFVTGGAAVGIGGTAFAGSWGTVAAIGASMAIGGVVQLLSPQPSGLASKQDPDNRASYAFGSVTNTTAQGYPVPLGYGKRRIGGAVLSAGIYVEDQQ; this is encoded by the coding sequence ATGAAAGAGATAATGATAAGGATTGAACTTTCGGGAATTCTTGGTAAGACATTTGGAAAAACACATTTCCGCTTAATCAGAACGACACATGAGGCTACCCGAGCTTTAGCAGCCACTGTAAAGGGATTTGAACAATTTATGATATCCAGCAAGCGTCGTGGCTTAACGTTTTCTGTCTTTAGTGGAAAGAAAAATATTAGCATTGATGACTTAGGTTTTCCCGTTTCAGATGAGGTTGTACGAATCGTTCCAGTAATAATTGGTAGTAAGAGAGCTGGGATGTTTCAAACTATTTTAGGGGTAGCCCTCGTTACCGTGGCGGCTTTCGTAACTGGTGGAGCAGCAGTTGGTATCGGCGGAACTGCATTTGCTGGAAGTTGGGGAACGGTTGCGGCTATAGGCGCATCAATGGCTATAGGTGGTGTTGTTCAGCTACTTTCCCCGCAACCCTCAGGGCTTGCCAGTAAGCAGGATCCGGATAACCGCGCCTCTTATGCCTTCGGTAGCGTAACCAACACCACTGCCCAGGGTTATCCCGTTCCGTTGGGCTACGGTAAACGGCGCATCGGTGGTGCAGTGCTTTCAGCCGGGATTTACGTCGAAGACCAGCAATAA
- a CDS encoding phage tail assembly protein T, which yields MLAGMTSSELGDWHLFYRERFFQDAQLDAHFSSLLYTISTLMHRDPDITPANFSLLSPSAGIAADNEQDDDAMMLAAEGITGGTRYGPAD from the coding sequence ATGCTGGCTGGCATGACGTCCTCTGAACTGGGGGACTGGCATCTGTTTTATCGGGAGCGTTTTTTTCAGGACGCGCAGCTGGATGCGCATTTTTCATCTCTGCTCTACACCATTTCTACCCTCATGCACCGGGATCCGGATATCACCCCTGCAAATTTCAGCCTGTTGTCACCGTCAGCCGGGATCGCAGCGGATAACGAACAGGATGACGATGCCATGATGCTGGCCGCGGAGGGGATCACAGGAGGCACCCGGTATGGCCCAGCAGATTAG
- a CDS encoding C40 family peptidase has translation MREKTLSAIMAHAELEYPRECCGVVAQKSRVERYFPCRNLATEPEEHFHLSPEDYALAEDWGAVTAIVHSHPDATTQPSELDKAQCDATLLPWHIVSWPDGDLRTIQPRGELPLLERPFVLGHLDCWGLVMSHYRQTYGIELRDYRVDYPWWEDQYIDNFYQDCWYECGFREFTGNPQPGDLIIMQVQSAKWNHAGIMLEGNMMMHHMYGMLSNRVPYGGYWQERTMKILRHVNLLS, from the coding sequence ATGCGCGAAAAAACTCTTTCAGCGATTATGGCGCATGCGGAGCTGGAATACCCGCGCGAGTGCTGCGGCGTGGTGGCGCAAAAAAGCCGCGTCGAGCGTTACTTTCCGTGCCGCAATCTGGCTACCGAGCCAGAGGAACACTTTCACCTGTCTCCGGAGGATTATGCTCTTGCCGAAGACTGGGGCGCAGTCACTGCTATCGTGCACAGTCATCCCGACGCCACGACGCAGCCGAGCGAACTGGATAAAGCGCAGTGTGACGCCACGCTGTTACCCTGGCATATCGTAAGCTGGCCGGACGGTGATTTACGGACCATTCAGCCGCGGGGTGAACTGCCATTGCTGGAGCGCCCTTTTGTGCTCGGTCATTTAGACTGCTGGGGGCTGGTGATGAGCCACTATCGCCAGACGTATGGTATAGAGCTACGCGATTACCGCGTGGATTACCCGTGGTGGGAGGACCAGTACATTGATAACTTTTATCAGGACTGCTGGTATGAATGTGGTTTTCGTGAGTTCACCGGCAACCCGCAACCGGGGGATCTTATTATCATGCAGGTGCAGTCGGCTAAATGGAATCACGCGGGGATCATGCTGGAAGGCAACATGATGATGCACCATATGTACGGGATGCTGAGTAACCGGGTGCCTTATGGCGGATACTGGCAGGAGCGCACAATGAAGATCCTGAGGCATGTTAATCTGTTATCATGA
- a CDS encoding phage tail protein, producing MAIEHFGWRIQAASQPTTSSKDVVRKAQFGDGYAQVSGSGINDETLTYDFSFTGRPDTALEIHAFLRRHKTKAFSFTPPFGELALWRVEPDSLKKSARGKTLLTITATFTQAFAP from the coding sequence ATGGCGATTGAACATTTCGGCTGGCGCATTCAGGCAGCCAGTCAGCCCACTACCAGCAGTAAGGATGTGGTGAGAAAGGCACAGTTTGGTGACGGCTATGCGCAGGTGTCCGGCTCCGGTATTAACGATGAAACTCTGACATATGATTTCTCGTTTACCGGGAGGCCGGACACCGCGCTTGAGATACATGCATTCCTGCGACGCCACAAAACGAAAGCATTTTCTTTTACACCACCGTTCGGCGAGCTCGCGCTCTGGCGTGTTGAACCCGACAGCCTGAAAAAATCAGCGAGGGGTAAAACGCTTCTCACCATCACCGCAACTTTTACACAGGCATTTGCACCATGA